The following proteins come from a genomic window of Labeo rohita strain BAU-BD-2019 chromosome 25, IGBB_LRoh.1.0, whole genome shotgun sequence:
- the ldha gene encoding L-lactate dehydrogenase A chain, protein MASTKEKLIAHVSKEEPAGPTNKVTVVGVGMVGMAAAISILLKDLTDELALVDVMEDKLKGEAMDLQHGSLFLKTHKIVADKDYSVTANSKVVVVTAGARQQEGESRLNLVQRNVNIFKFIIPNIIKYSPNCILLVVSNPVDILTYVAWKLSGLPRNRVIGSGTNLDSARFRYLMGEKLGIHPSSCHGWVIGEHGDSSVPVWSGVNVAGVSLQGLNPDMGTEKDKEDWKSVHKMVVDSAYEVIKLKGYTSWAIGMSVADLCESILKNLRKCHPVSALVKGMHGVNDEVFLSVPCILGNSGLTDVVHMTLKPDEEKQLVKSAETLWGVQKELTL, encoded by the exons ATGGCCTCTACAAAGGAGAAGCTCATCGCTCATGTGAGCAAGGAGGAGCCCGCAGGGCCCACCAACAAGGTGACAGTGGTGGGTGTAGGAATGGTTGGAATGGCTGCCGCCATCAGCATCCTCCTCAAG GATCTGACTGATGAACTTGCCCTAGTAGACGTGATGGAAGATAAGCTGAAAGGAGAGGCTATGGACTTGCAGCATGGAAGCCTCTTTCTCAAGACGCACAAGATAGTGGCAGATAAAG ACTACAGTGTGACCGCAAACTCCAAAGTGGTCGTTGTGACCGCTGGAGCCCGTCAGCAGGAGGGCGAGAGCCGCCTGAACCTCGTCCAGAGGAACGTCAACATCTTCAAGTTCATCATCCCCAACATCATCAAGTACAGCCCCAACTGCATCCTTCTGGTGGTCTCAAACCCAG TTGACATCTTGACCTACGTGGCCTGGAAGCTGAGCGGTTTGCCCAGGAACCGTGTCATCGGCAGCGGCACAAACCTGGACTCTGCTCGTTTCCGTTACCTGATGGGAGAGAAGCTGGGCATTCACCCATCTAGCTGCCACGGTTGGGTTATTGGAGAACATGGAGACTCTAGCG TACCTGTGTGGAGCGGAGTCAACGTGGCTGGAGTGTCTCTCCAGGGTCTGAACCCTGACATGGGAACAGAAAAAGACAAGGAAGACTGGAAAAGCGTCCACAAGATGGTGGTTGACAG TGCGTATGAAGTTATTAAGCTGAAGGGCTACACTTCCTGGGCTATTGGTATGTCTGTAGCTGACCTGTGTGAGAGCATTTTGAAGAACCTACGCAAGTGTCATCCAGTTTCAGCTTTGGTCAAG GGAATGCATGGTGTAAATGATGAAGTCTTCCTCAGCGTGCCTTGCATCCTGGGTAACAGCGGTCTGACGGATGTTGTCCACATGACCCTTAAGCCAGACGAGGAGAAACAGCTGGTGAAGAGCGCCGAGACCCTGTGGGGTGTTCAGAAGGAGCTGACCCTGTGA